The region CGCATCGTAGACGGGCACGGCGACGTGCTCTCCGAGGACGTCTTCTGCCTCGACGACGGGCCGCGGATCCTCGACTGCATCGAGTTCGACGACCGGCTGCGCCGGCTCGACGCCGTCGACGACGCCGTCTGCCTCGCGATGGACCTGGAATACCGCGGCGCACCAGAACTGGCCGAGCGGTTCCTCGACTGGTACGCGCAGTTCAGCGACGACGCCGTACCCCCGGGGCTACGCCACTTCTACACCGCCTACCGCGCGCTGGTGCGGACGAAGGTCGCGTGCGCCAAGCACTCCCCCGGCGACGAGGAGGCCGCGAGCGACGCACGTGAGCACCTCGCCCTGGCCGCCGACCACATCCGGCGGGCGGTTCCGCGGCTGGTGCTGGTCGGCGGACTCCCCGGGTCGGGCAAGACCACGCTCAGCGAGCGGATCGCCGACCGGCTCGGTGCGGTGCTGCTGTCCAGCGACCGCGTGCGCAAGGAGATCGCGGACCTCTCCCCCGCCGAGCCGGCGCCGGCGGAGTACCGGTCCGGGCTGTACTCGGCAGAACACACCGAGCGGACCTACGACGAGCTCGTCCGCAGGTCTGGTGAACTCCTCGGCTACGGGGAGTCGGTGGTGCTCGACGCCTCCTGGACCCGCGAGCACCACCGCGAGCGCGCGGTCGAGGCCGCGAACCAGGCACGTGCGATCGTGGTACCCCTGCGATGCCAGGCGCCGGAATCGACCACGGTCGAACGGCTGCGCGGAAGGCACGCCACAGCATCCGACGCGGACGAGGAGGTCGCCCGGTCGATCGCCTCCGACGCCGACGACTGGCCGAGCGCGTGGCCGATCGACACCACCGGATCACCGGAGGACTCCGCCGACGAGGCGGTCGCCGTCATCGCCGACCCGCAGCGGTCGACGTGACCCCCGTGCCAACGTTCAGGCGGGGCGCTCCAGCGTGAGAATCGAGGGAATCCGCGCGGGACGGGCGAGCCGCAACAGCTCGTACCCGACACCCGCGGCACCGCCCAGCAATCCTGGAGAGAGCACGTCCCCGGCGTCCGTTTCGGCAATCCGGCCTTCGGAGTTCCTGGCCCAGGTCGCCGCCTCGGCACCGATGCGCATCGCCGCGTCCCGCCAGTCCCGCCGACCGGTCGCCCGTGCGCCTTGCAGCAGTGCCTCCGCCACGCCGAGATCACCGTGGCAGAGGGTGTGGCGGCGGCCGAGTTCGGCGCTCAGGCAGGACCCCACCGCGTCTTCCAGGTCCCGGACGAGACTCGCGCGCCCGCTCCCGCGCAGCACCGCGGCGCGGGCCAGTGCAAGTCCGGCGGCGCCGTTGCACCACGTCGGCCACTTCATGGCC is a window of Saccharopolyspora erythraea NRRL 2338 DNA encoding:
- a CDS encoding AAA family ATPase, yielding MSTSGGSEQTGTGYLSTAETHIGALVFAGDRVYKLKKPVDLGFVDFRDRKTRLWACRRELELNRRLAPDVYLDVLDVGPPGHEPCDHLVLMRRMPADRSLAALVEAGTPVEDEVREVAKKLAGFHSCAERGDEIAAEGAPDAVAGRWNTNVDGLRSFGGDLLDEQLLDEIAEHGRVFLEGRAPLLNRRVAEGRIVDGHGDVLSEDVFCLDDGPRILDCIEFDDRLRRLDAVDDAVCLAMDLEYRGAPELAERFLDWYAQFSDDAVPPGLRHFYTAYRALVRTKVACAKHSPGDEEAASDAREHLALAADHIRRAVPRLVLVGGLPGSGKTTLSERIADRLGAVLLSSDRVRKEIADLSPAEPAPAEYRSGLYSAEHTERTYDELVRRSGELLGYGESVVLDASWTREHHRERAVEAANQARAIVVPLRCQAPESTTVERLRGRHATASDADEEVARSIASDADDWPSAWPIDTTGSPEDSADEAVAVIADPQRST